The Pieris brassicae chromosome 6, ilPieBrab1.1, whole genome shotgun sequence genome window below encodes:
- the LOC123710650 gene encoding phenoloxidase-activating enzyme-like has product MCKLRILLICYSIVFATAKLCKVPNGGAGECKAISKCPVLNDLENKPCKSEAEELFLQQTLCGNSFSYIIKVCCPIDTTSFRIKPVVYTVTKETTPKTEPKPEPKPELKPEPKPEPKPELKPLVLSRPETNPTVGIDDKINNNDKTIMENISVDPDGTCGIDSTSGNKIFGGEATNIDQYPWLALLQYAREFLLCSGSLISPKLILTAAHCISGSNRAPLFARLAEYNITSYPTDTVETDGGGFDSSTVVIIPVENTLAHPDHNRSKRLHDIGFVKLQRAAVLSDFIKIICLPTVDLFPQFNKKTNFTVAGWGLDESGESSDVKKHVMLPFVKDDYCKERYSDLPLLNVICAGGEAGKDTCNGDSGGPLMYEVSPSFVIIGVLSFGYRECGIAGWPSVYTNVFQYIKWIRDVTEGRIKI; this is encoded by the exons ATGTGTAAATTACGAATACTGTTGATCTGCTATTCAATCGTGTTCGCTACTG CAAAACTGTGCAAGGTCCCAAACGGGGGTGCAGGCGAATGCAAGGCGATATCAAAATGTCCAGTTCTGAACGATCTGGAAAACAAACCGTGCAAGAGCGAAGCGGAGGAACTATTCTTGCAACAGACCTTGTGCGGGAAttcattttcttatattattaag GTGTGCTGTCCAATCGATACAACGTCGTTCCGGATCAAGCCGGTTGTATATACAGTAACAAAGGAAACTACACCAAAAACAGAACCAAAACCAGAACCGAAACCAGAACTAAAACCAGAACCAAAACCAGAACCGAAACCAGAACTGAAACCACTTGTACTTTCTAGACCAGAGACGAATCCAACTGTCGGTATCGATGATAAGATAAACAACAATGATAAAACAATCATGGAGAATATTTCCGTAGATCCAGATGGCACTTGCGGAATTGACTCTACTAGCGGCAATAAAATTTTTG GAGGTGAAGCGACTAACATTGATCAGTATCCCTGGTTAGCTTTACTACAATACGCGAGAGAATTCCTTCTCTGCAGCGGCAGTTTAATTTCTCCAAAGTTAATTTTGACGGCTGCACATTGCATCAGCGGGTCAAATAGAGCTCC GCTTTTCGCCCGTCTAGCAGAATACAACATAACCTCATACCCAACAGACACCGTAGAAACTGATGGTGGTGGTTTTGACTCTTCAACTGTTGTTATCATTCCAGTTGAAAATACACTCGCGCATCCAGACCACAATCGTAGCAAAAGGCTGCATGACATAGGTTTTGTTAAGCTCCAGAGGGCCGCCGTTTTGTCAG attttataaaaattatctgtCTACCCACAGTGGACCTTTTCCcacagtttaataaaaagacaAATTTTACTGTGGCTGGATGGGGATTGGACGAGTCTGGAGAATCTAGTGACGTTAAGAAACATGTGATGCTTCCGTTTGTCAAAGACGACTACTGCAAGGAACGTTATTCGGACCTACcacttttaaatgttatatgtgcGGGAGGTGAAGCTGGCAAGGACACTTGTAATGGCGACTCGGGTGGTCCGCTGATGTACGAAGTTAGTCCGTCATTTGTTATCATTGGTGTACTGAGTTTCGGTTACCGTGAATGTGGAATTGCTGGTTGGCCTAGTGTTTACACTAATGTCTTTCAATATATAAAGTGGATTAGGGATGTTACTGAGGGTAGgattaaaatctaa
- the LOC123710649 gene encoding phenoloxidase-activating enzyme-like isoform X2, whose protein sequence is MTTLHIVSALVATYMCFVQGQSPCTTPNGVTGQCININECKDLLAILDNPQRTKEEIELLRRSHCGFADKVPMVCCPQIAPPLDRRCFTYEGKEGTCLGLYSCPSIMGLLNPPVSKDNLSYVQVSRCESPDRYSVCCGPDGAVPPAPGKEAICTLTAAPPDPRTECCGLDSGGGNRIFGGNVTAIDQYPWLTLIEYRGVRDDRIKLLCGGALISGQYVLTAAHCVVGPVLNSGTPVNVRLGEYDVRFSGSDCVQVEGGGTDCTDPVVTIPIERTIPHKDYNPSAKLRRNDIALLRLAQMAPYTDFIRPICLPTMDITLDTMTNIRLEVAGWGAISDTESFSNLKLHVDLPLATKQQCEPYYAQRQVPLWDGQICAGGEKGKDSCKGDSGGPLMNENGKLWEVVGVVSFGPTPCGMENIPGVYTKVYDYLPWIRTQIKP, encoded by the exons ATGACGACTCTACACATAGTCTCCGCGTTAGTTGCAACCTATATGTGCTTCGTTCAAGGGC AATCACCATGTACGACACCAAATGGTGTCACCGGCCAGTGCATAAATATAAACGAATGCAAAGATCTGTTGGCAATCCTCGACAACCCCCAACGTACAAAAGAAGAAATTGAACTCTTGAGGCGATCTCACTGCGGATTTGCAGATAAGGTGCCCATG GTTTGTTGCCCCCAAATTGCACCGCCGTTGGACCGACGTTGTTTCACCTACGAGGGCAAAGAGGGAACATGTCTTGGATTGTACTCCTGTCCATCAATAATGGGTCTTCTAAACCCTCCAGTGTCTAAGGACAATTTAAGTTACGTACAAGTATCGAG ATGCGAGAGCCCAGACCGGTACAGCGTGTGCTGTGGTCCCGATGGAGCAGTGCCGCCAGCGCCTGGCAAAGAAGCCATATGCACCCTCACTGCTGCACCACCTGACCCTCGAACCGAATGCTGTGGACTGGATAGCGGAGGAGGGAATAGGATATTTG GTGGAAACGTAACAGCCATCGACCAGTACCCATGGTTGACGCTCATCGAGTACAGAGGTGTCCGAGACGATAGGATTAAACTGCTTTGTGGTGGGGCCCTCATTAGCGGCCAGTATGTACTGACCGCAGCACACTGCGTTGTTGGACCAGTATTAAATAGTGGCACGCC agTAAACGTCCGTTTGGGTGAATACGACGTGCGCTTCAGTGGTAGTGACTGCGTGCAAGTCGAGGGCGGAGGTACCGATTGTACGGACCCTGTGGTCACCATACCTATTGAGAGGACGATACCCCATAAGGATTACAACCCTTCCGCTAAACTTAGGAGGAACGACATCGCATTGTTACGATTGGCACAAATGGCACCTTACACTG ATTTCATCAGACCCATATGCCTTCCTACCATGGACATAACGCTCGATACCATGACCAATATAAGACTGGAGGTAGCAGGCTGGGGAGCTATAAGTGACACAGAGAGCTTCAGCAATCTTAAGTTACATGTAGACCTGCCGTTAGCTACCAAACAA CAATGCGAGCCGTATTACGCCCAAAGGCAGGTGCCACTGTGGGATGGTCAAATTTGCGCTGGCGGCGAAAAGGGCAAGGATTCCTGCAAGGGTGACTCCGGGGGACCACTTATGAACGAGAACGGGAAGCTTTGGGAGGTGGTGGGAGTGGTGAGCTTCGGACCAACACCTTGTGGAATGGAAAACATACCTGGAGTGTATACGAAGGTTTACGATTACCTTCCGTGGATACGCACCCAGATAAaaccttaa
- the LOC123710649 gene encoding phenoloxidase-activating enzyme-like isoform X1, whose protein sequence is MTTLHIVSALVATYMCFVQGPCNHQQWKTLVKKYMVIKLRQDSLTLKESPCTTPNGVTGQCININECKDLLAILDNPQRTKEEIELLRRSHCGFADKVPMVCCPQIAPPLDRRCFTYEGKEGTCLGLYSCPSIMGLLNPPVSKDNLSYVQVSRCESPDRYSVCCGPDGAVPPAPGKEAICTLTAAPPDPRTECCGLDSGGGNRIFGGNVTAIDQYPWLTLIEYRGVRDDRIKLLCGGALISGQYVLTAAHCVVGPVLNSGTPVNVRLGEYDVRFSGSDCVQVEGGGTDCTDPVVTIPIERTIPHKDYNPSAKLRRNDIALLRLAQMAPYTDFIRPICLPTMDITLDTMTNIRLEVAGWGAISDTESFSNLKLHVDLPLATKQQCEPYYAQRQVPLWDGQICAGGEKGKDSCKGDSGGPLMNENGKLWEVVGVVSFGPTPCGMENIPGVYTKVYDYLPWIRTQIKP, encoded by the exons ATGACGACTCTACACATAGTCTCCGCGTTAGTTGCAACCTATATGTGCTTCGTTCAAGGGC CCTGCAATCATCAACAATGGAAAACGCTGGTCAAGAAATACATGGTGATAAAGTTAAGACAAGACAGCTTGACGTTAAAAG AATCACCATGTACGACACCAAATGGTGTCACCGGCCAGTGCATAAATATAAACGAATGCAAAGATCTGTTGGCAATCCTCGACAACCCCCAACGTACAAAAGAAGAAATTGAACTCTTGAGGCGATCTCACTGCGGATTTGCAGATAAGGTGCCCATG GTTTGTTGCCCCCAAATTGCACCGCCGTTGGACCGACGTTGTTTCACCTACGAGGGCAAAGAGGGAACATGTCTTGGATTGTACTCCTGTCCATCAATAATGGGTCTTCTAAACCCTCCAGTGTCTAAGGACAATTTAAGTTACGTACAAGTATCGAG ATGCGAGAGCCCAGACCGGTACAGCGTGTGCTGTGGTCCCGATGGAGCAGTGCCGCCAGCGCCTGGCAAAGAAGCCATATGCACCCTCACTGCTGCACCACCTGACCCTCGAACCGAATGCTGTGGACTGGATAGCGGAGGAGGGAATAGGATATTTG GTGGAAACGTAACAGCCATCGACCAGTACCCATGGTTGACGCTCATCGAGTACAGAGGTGTCCGAGACGATAGGATTAAACTGCTTTGTGGTGGGGCCCTCATTAGCGGCCAGTATGTACTGACCGCAGCACACTGCGTTGTTGGACCAGTATTAAATAGTGGCACGCC agTAAACGTCCGTTTGGGTGAATACGACGTGCGCTTCAGTGGTAGTGACTGCGTGCAAGTCGAGGGCGGAGGTACCGATTGTACGGACCCTGTGGTCACCATACCTATTGAGAGGACGATACCCCATAAGGATTACAACCCTTCCGCTAAACTTAGGAGGAACGACATCGCATTGTTACGATTGGCACAAATGGCACCTTACACTG ATTTCATCAGACCCATATGCCTTCCTACCATGGACATAACGCTCGATACCATGACCAATATAAGACTGGAGGTAGCAGGCTGGGGAGCTATAAGTGACACAGAGAGCTTCAGCAATCTTAAGTTACATGTAGACCTGCCGTTAGCTACCAAACAA CAATGCGAGCCGTATTACGCCCAAAGGCAGGTGCCACTGTGGGATGGTCAAATTTGCGCTGGCGGCGAAAAGGGCAAGGATTCCTGCAAGGGTGACTCCGGGGGACCACTTATGAACGAGAACGGGAAGCTTTGGGAGGTGGTGGGAGTGGTGAGCTTCGGACCAACACCTTGTGGAATGGAAAACATACCTGGAGTGTATACGAAGGTTTACGATTACCTTCCGTGGATACGCACCCAGATAAaaccttaa
- the LOC123710648 gene encoding phenoloxidase-activating enzyme-like, whose translation MYKLLCILLFLLHVNGQEYDADCVTPTGLASHCISIHDCGKLKPLIRQPPAQRETLKSWHCGYDGDIPRVCCPPTTPKTRCYTVMGKTGICVSTHACPSIALLLKPPVSSANLEYVMRSKCRGPAELNVCCEEPVRKPTPEHMKANITADDRINIITSNPIEKVTANPVSSNNLPNTNSIDIPNCDTVDIPNPDSGCCGIDSTGGNRIIGGNATAIDQYPWLALLEYSNTRWICGGTLISRRWVLTAAHCLVTHEMKSRNAQSVRLGDYNITNPGIDCVEVEGGGTDCIAEPLSITINETIIHPEYRAPKTFVEPNDIALIRLQELAPYSDFIRPICLPLSDVLQSPPANMKLFVAGWGAMSETRSSSDVKLHVDLPLVDQQSCQKLYSLKGKPIIWDKQICAGGEDNKDSCRGDSGGPLMYAEEEKASQITGITSFGVKQCGFKGRPSIYTKVISYVDWIRSVATP comes from the exons ATGTATAAGTTGCTgtgtatattattgtttttactacACGTGAACGGGCAGGAGTATG ATGCTGACTGTGTCACGCCAACAGGACTAGCAAGTCACTGCATCTCTATCCATGACTGCGGGAAATTGAAGCCACTCATACGACAGCCTCCTGCACAACGGGAGACTCTCAAATCCTGGCACTGTGGTTATGATGGTGACATACCTAGA GTATGCTGTCCCCCCACAACGCCAAAGACCCGATGCTATACAGTCATGGGTAAGACGGGTATATGCGTCAGCACTCATGCCTGTCCTAGCATTGCGTTACTTCTGAAGCCACCCGTCAGTAGTGCAAATCTGGAGTATGTTATGCGGTCGAA ATGTCGCGGTCCGGCGGAATTGAACGTATGTTGTGAAGAGCCGGTACGAAAGCCCACGCCTGAGCATATGAAAGCGAACATAACAGCAGATGACAGGATTAATATTATCACTTCGAATCCTATTGAGAAAGTCACAGCTAACCCTGTATCATCGAACAATCTGCCCAACACGAATTCCATAGATATACCAAACTGCGACACGGTAGACATTCCTAACCCAGATAGTGGTTGCTGTGGAATCGACAGTACTGGAGGAAACAGAATTAtcg gagGAAACGCTACTGCAATAGATCAATATCCGTGGTTAGCTCTCCTAGAATACTCCAACACACGTTGGATATGCGGTGGAACACTTATTAGCAGACGTTGGGTCCTAACTGCTGCGCACTGTCTCGTCACGCACGAAATGAAGAGCAGAAACGC ACAAAGTGTCCGCCTTGGGGACTATAACATAACGAATCCTGGCATCGACTGTGTTGAAGTCGAGGGTGGTGGTACTGATTGTATTGCTGAGCCACTATCAATTACCATCAATGAAACGATAATTCATCCAGAATATAGGGCTCCAAAAACATTTGTTGAACCAAACGACATTGCATTAATCCGCCTCCAGGAGTTGGCTCCTTATTCAG ACTTCATTAGACCGATTTGTCTCCCGCTCTCCGACGTGCTCCAATCACCACCAGCGAATATGAAACTGTTCGTGGCAGGATGGGGAGCCATGAGTGAAACGAGATCATCAAGTGACGTTAAATTACACGTGGACTTGCCGTTAGTTGATCAACAG agCTGCCAAAAACTATATTCCCTGAAGGGAAAGCCAATAATATGGGATAAGCAGATCTGCGCAGGCGGCGAGGATAACAAAGATTCCTGTAGGGGCGACTCGGGTGGTCCTCTCATGTACGCGGAAGAAGAAAAGGCATCTCAGATTACCGGTATCACGAGCTTCGGCGTAAAGCAGTGCGGTTTTAAGGGAAGACCCAGTATTTATACTAAGGTCATTTCGTATGTAGATTGGATTAGAAGTGTGGCTACGCCGTGA